GACTGCGCCGGGTGGGGTTCTTCAGCACTGTGACGGTGCCGTGGAACCAGACCTCGAACGTACGGACCGTGCAGCAGCCGGTGCGGTGGCTCGGGCTGCCGCGCACGGTGCAGGGACAGGCGCTGGTCATGGAGCGGCAGGGCGGGGCCGCGTTGCCGCCGCTGCTCACCGACCACAGTGCGGACTTCCTGTCGCGCGTCGAGGCGTTCGACCGGGCGGCCGACACGGTCGAAGCCTGGGGTGACGAGTACCGCCAGCAGTAGGCAGCGCAGGAGGACATGAGTAAGGGGCGACCTCCCGGAGGTCGCCCCTTACTCATGGGTGCTCAGGCGGTGGGAACCGGCTTGCCGTCGTGGAGAGCGATGGCGCGCTGCATCGCCTTGCGGGCGCGCGGGGTGTCCCGGGCGTCCTGGTAGGCGATGGCCAGGCGGAACCAGCAGCGCCAGTCGTCCGGGGAGTCCTCGGTCTCCGCGCGGCGCTTGGCGAACACCTCGTCGGCGGAGTCGCGGTCGATGCGGCCCGCCGGGGTGCGGCGCAGCTCGTCGACGGGCAGGGCCCCCTCGGAGTCGAGGAGTGCGGCGAGCTTGTTGGCCTTCCGTACGAACTCGGTGTTCTTCCAGAGGAACCAGACGCCGATGAGCGGGATGATCAGCGCGGCCGTGCCGAGGCCGATGCCGAGCGGGGTGCCCAGTTGCATCATGGCGACGGCGCGGCCGCCGACCAGGACGAAGAAGACGACCAGGACGGCTGCCGTGAGGAAGTAGGTGATCTTTGCGCGCATGGCTGGGTGCCGTCAGTTCAGGTCGAGGAAGTGTTCCAGGCCGAAGGTGAGGCCGGGGGTGGTGACCACGCGGCGGGCGCCGAGCAGGATGCCCGGCATGAAGCTGCTGTGGTGGAGGGAGTCGTGGCGGATGGTGAGGGTCTCGCCCTCGCCGCCGAGAAGGACTTCCTGGTGGGCGAGGAGGCCGCGCAGGCGGACCGAGTGGACCGGGACGCCGTCGACGTCCGCGCCGCGCGCCCCGTCCAGGGCGGTCGAGGTGGCGTCCGGCATCGGGGCGCTGCCCGCCTCGGCGCGGGCGGCGGCGATCAGCTGGGCGGTGCGGGCGGCCGTGCCGGAGGGGGCGTCGGCCTTGTTGGGGTGGTGCAGTTCGATGACCTCGGCCGATTCGAACCACGGCGCGGCGATCTGCGCGAACTTCATGGTCAGGACGGCCCCGATGGAGAAGTTGGGGGCGATCAGGACGCCGGTCGAGGGGGATGCGTCGAGCCAGGATTTCAGCTGCGCGAGGCGGTCGTCGTTCCAGCCGGTGGTGCCGACGACGGCGTGCATTCCGTTGCGTACACAGAATGCGAGGTTGGCCATCACCGAGTCGGGGTGGGTCAGGTCGATGACGACCTGGGCGCCGGATTCCCTGAGGGTCTCCAGCGAGTCGTCCCGG
This is a stretch of genomic DNA from Streptomyces sp. NBC_00237. It encodes these proteins:
- the dapB gene encoding 4-hydroxy-tetrahydrodipicolinate reductase, whose protein sequence is MSKLRVAVLGAKGRIGSEAVRSVEAAEDLDLVAALDRDDSLETLRESGAQVVIDLTHPDSVMANLAFCVRNGMHAVVGTTGWNDDRLAQLKSWLDASPSTGVLIAPNFSIGAVLTMKFAQIAAPWFESAEVIELHHPNKADAPSGTAARTAQLIAAARAEAGSAPMPDATSTALDGARGADVDGVPVHSVRLRGLLAHQEVLLGGEGETLTIRHDSLHHSSFMPGILLGARRVVTTPGLTFGLEHFLDLN